From the genome of Bradyrhizobium elkanii USDA 76, one region includes:
- a CDS encoding adenylate/guanylate cyclase domain-containing protein, which yields MHEVMTTELLRIKVLIGTAATLAAISLLVYFLAPDVVSRVWHGNLSPVYVFYVTIPLILFEFWVHGAISWHMRKGRDLPVVRRYIGVLVETSLPTVVLALHINSMGPQEALGFVAPLIYFVFIILSTLRLDFWLSTFTGFVAATELFYMAVFFHPSGGGAAETSIYYHAARSAIILICGVLAGAVGMQLRRQFAASIAAATARDRITNLFGQHVSPQVVERLMTEGAGTGSDIRRVAVMFVDFRSFTAGARTRSPQEVVDRLDGAFAVLVDILDRHGGIVNKFLGDGFLALFGAPFETGDAAHQAVAAAREMLAANERTNAASSWPLRIGIGIHIGEVVAGNIGSPRRKEYTVIGDTVNFAARLEALNKELGSQFLISSAVREALGDDCKDAVSRGEIPVRGYEHPVHVWQLG from the coding sequence ATGCACGAGGTGATGACCACCGAGCTGCTCCGCATCAAGGTGCTGATCGGCACCGCCGCTACCCTCGCTGCGATCAGCCTGCTGGTGTATTTCCTTGCGCCCGACGTGGTCAGCCGCGTCTGGCACGGCAACCTCAGCCCCGTCTACGTCTTCTACGTCACCATTCCGCTGATCCTGTTCGAGTTCTGGGTGCACGGGGCGATCAGCTGGCACATGCGCAAGGGGCGCGACCTGCCAGTGGTCCGGCGCTACATCGGCGTGCTGGTCGAGACGTCGCTGCCGACCGTCGTGCTGGCGCTGCACATCAACAGCATGGGGCCGCAGGAGGCGCTCGGCTTCGTGGCGCCGCTGATCTATTTCGTCTTCATCATCCTGTCGACGCTGCGGCTCGACTTCTGGCTCTCGACCTTCACCGGCTTCGTCGCGGCGACCGAGCTGTTCTACATGGCGGTGTTCTTCCATCCCTCGGGCGGCGGCGCGGCCGAGACCAGCATCTATTATCACGCCGCGCGCAGCGCGATCATCCTGATCTGCGGCGTGCTGGCCGGTGCGGTCGGCATGCAGCTGCGCCGGCAGTTCGCGGCCAGCATCGCGGCCGCCACCGCGCGCGATCGCATCACCAATCTGTTCGGCCAGCACGTCTCGCCGCAGGTGGTCGAACGTCTGATGACGGAGGGCGCCGGCACCGGGAGCGACATCCGGCGCGTCGCCGTGATGTTCGTGGATTTCCGCAGCTTCACGGCCGGCGCGCGCACCCGCTCGCCGCAGGAGGTGGTGGACAGGCTCGACGGCGCTTTTGCAGTGCTGGTCGATATCCTCGATCGCCATGGCGGCATCGTGAACAAGTTTCTGGGCGACGGCTTTCTCGCGCTGTTCGGTGCGCCGTTCGAGACCGGCGACGCCGCGCATCAGGCGGTCGCCGCCGCGCGCGAAATGCTCGCGGCGAACGAGCGCACCAACGCGGCGTCAAGCTGGCCGCTGCGCATCGGCATCGGCATCCACATCGGCGAGGTCGTCGCCGGCAATATCGGCTCGCCCCGGCGCAAGGAGTACACCGTGATCGGCGATACCGTGAATTTTGCCGCGCGGCTCGAGGCGCTGAACAAGGAGCTCGGCTCGCAATTCCTGATTTCCTCCGCGGTGCGCGAGGCACTCGGCGACGATTGCAAGGACGCGGTGTCGCGCGGCGAGATCCCGGTGCGCGGCTACGAGCACCCGGTGCACGTCTGGCAGCTGGGGTAG
- a CDS encoding PhzF family phenazine biosynthesis protein, giving the protein MQRRYITVDVFTDRAFGGNPLGVVLDAEGLSTEEMQAIATEFNYSETTFVLPPQDKANDAQVRIFTVRSEIPFAGHPNVGTAFVLASRAAKAPARLRFEEKAGLVPVEILSDGGNVIGAELTAPQALQRTNEVSAAAAAACLSLTAADAKTDRHAPQVVSVGLPFLVVEIASREALKRARPDAAAFARTLAEIGRDVVYFYTRDVPASEQPLDLQARMFHPGASGLSEDPATGSATAACAALLADIDPARDGELRLRIGQGVDMGRPSLLLTRVRKQAGAINSVHVGGGCVKMMEGTLNVPGEAG; this is encoded by the coding sequence ATGCAGCGGCGCTATATCACCGTCGACGTTTTCACCGACCGCGCCTTCGGCGGCAACCCGCTCGGCGTGGTGCTCGACGCCGAAGGGCTGTCGACCGAAGAGATGCAGGCGATCGCGACCGAGTTCAACTATTCCGAAACGACCTTCGTGCTGCCGCCGCAGGACAAGGCGAACGACGCCCAGGTTCGCATCTTCACGGTGCGCTCGGAAATTCCGTTCGCCGGCCATCCCAATGTCGGCACCGCCTTCGTGCTGGCGAGCCGGGCCGCGAAGGCGCCGGCGCGCTTGAGGTTCGAGGAGAAGGCGGGCCTCGTGCCGGTCGAGATCCTGTCCGATGGCGGCAATGTGATCGGGGCCGAGCTGACGGCGCCGCAGGCGTTGCAGCGGACCAATGAGGTGAGCGCGGCCGCGGCCGCCGCGTGCCTGTCGCTGACGGCGGCTGACGCGAAGACCGATCGGCACGCCCCGCAGGTCGTCTCGGTCGGGCTGCCGTTCCTGGTGGTGGAGATCGCCTCGCGCGAGGCGCTGAAGCGCGCCCGGCCGGATGCGGCGGCGTTCGCCAGGACGCTGGCCGAGATCGGCCGCGACGTCGTCTATTTCTACACCCGTGACGTGCCGGCGAGCGAGCAGCCGCTCGACCTGCAAGCGCGCATGTTCCATCCGGGCGCCAGCGGCCTGTCCGAGGATCCCGCGACCGGCAGCGCGACCGCGGCTTGCGCGGCGCTGCTCGCCGATATCGATCCGGCGCGCGATGGCGAGCTGCGGCTGCGGATCGGGCAGGGGGTCGACATGGGACGGCCGAGCCTGTTGCTGACGCGGGTGCGCAAGCAGGCCGGCGCGATCAATTCGGTGCATGTCGGCGGCGGCTGCGTGAAGATGATGGAGGGGACGCTGAATGTGCCGGGCGAGGCAGGCTAG
- a CDS encoding DUF488 family protein, with product MAKAKRLFTIGYEQTPSKAVLDELEQAGVKLLVDVRAVASSRRPGFSKSQLAAGLDERGIGYVHLRGLGTPKSGREAARSGQYALLHKIYSAHLKTAQAREELDELSALVKQSGPVCILCYERDHEHCHRRWIAEIIEERDGVRIENLAAPQV from the coding sequence ATGGCGAAGGCGAAAAGGCTGTTCACCATCGGCTACGAGCAGACGCCGTCCAAGGCGGTGCTCGACGAGCTCGAGCAGGCGGGCGTCAAGCTGCTGGTCGACGTCCGCGCGGTCGCGTCCTCGCGCCGGCCCGGCTTCTCCAAGAGCCAGCTCGCCGCGGGCCTCGACGAGCGCGGCATCGGCTACGTCCATCTGCGCGGCCTCGGCACGCCGAAGAGCGGACGGGAGGCGGCGCGCAGCGGGCAATATGCGCTGCTGCACAAGATCTATTCGGCGCATCTGAAGACGGCGCAGGCCAGGGAAGAACTCGACGAGCTGTCGGCGCTGGTCAAGCAGTCCGGCCCGGTCTGCATCCTCTGCTACGAGCGCGACCACGAACACTGCCACCGTCGCTGGATCGCCGAGATCATCGAGGAGCGCGACGGCGTCAGGATCGAGAACCTGGCGGCGCCGCAGGTCTAG
- a CDS encoding DUF72 domain-containing protein, with protein sequence MAKAPTKATKTKTDAGNIYIGIGGWTFEPWRGVFYPEKLAQAKELSYAASKLTSIEINGTYYGSQKPESFRKWASEVPDGFIFSLKGPRFATNRRVLAEAGDSVKRFYDSGVLELKDRLGPVLWQFAPTKKFDGADFGKFLELLPRKLDGRALRHVVEVRHDSFCVPEFVALIREHEVPVVFAEHGKYPAIADVASDFVYARLQKGNDELKTCYPPKQLDAWAKRFQDWAGGGEPDDLPKVDKAAPKKAPRDVFAYVIHEGKVRAPAGAMELIERVK encoded by the coding sequence GTGGCCAAAGCTCCCACCAAGGCGACCAAGACCAAGACAGATGCAGGCAACATCTATATCGGCATCGGCGGCTGGACCTTCGAGCCGTGGCGCGGGGTGTTCTATCCGGAGAAGCTCGCGCAAGCGAAGGAGCTGTCCTATGCCGCCTCCAAGCTGACCTCGATCGAGATCAACGGCACCTATTACGGCTCGCAGAAGCCGGAGAGCTTTCGCAAATGGGCCAGCGAAGTGCCCGACGGCTTCATCTTCTCGCTGAAGGGACCGCGCTTCGCCACCAACCGCCGCGTGCTCGCCGAGGCCGGCGATTCGGTGAAGCGGTTCTATGATTCGGGCGTGCTGGAGCTGAAGGACCGGCTCGGGCCGGTGCTCTGGCAGTTCGCGCCGACCAAGAAGTTCGACGGCGCCGATTTCGGCAAGTTCCTCGAGCTGCTGCCGCGCAAGCTCGACGGCCGCGCGCTGCGCCACGTCGTCGAGGTCCGCCACGACAGTTTTTGCGTGCCCGAATTCGTCGCCCTCATTCGCGAGCACGAGGTGCCGGTGGTGTTCGCCGAGCACGGCAAATATCCGGCGATTGCCGACGTCGCGAGCGACTTCGTCTATGCCCGGCTGCAGAAGGGCAATGACGAATTGAAGACCTGCTATCCGCCGAAGCAGCTCGACGCCTGGGCCAAGCGGTTTCAGGACTGGGCCGGCGGCGGCGAGCCCGACGACCTGCCGAAGGTCGACAAGGCCGCGCCCAAGAAGGCGCCGCGCGACGTGTTCGCCTATGTGATCCACGAAGGCAAGGTCCGCGCGCCGGCGGGCGCGATGGAATTGATCGAACGGGTGAAGTGA
- a CDS encoding glycosyltransferase, translating to MNEAIKPGPETSSQAASLPQLSVVVPTFNERDNVTVLYRRLDATLKDVSWEVIFVDDNSPDGTWDVVRALARKDSRVRCIRRIGRRGLSGACIEGILASSAPYAAVMDADLQHDESQLPRMVALLQSGEAELVVGSRYIEGYKADGFNKQRAGASAFATEIARRALKVEIADPMSGFFMIRRDRFEQLAPQLSTQGFKILLDVVATAEGKLRAVEIPYTFGARQHGESKLDSMVALDFLGLVLAKLTNDLISLRFILFAAVGGLGLVVHLTVLFIALELFKAPFPEAQATGAIVAMTSNFILNNFLTYRDQRLKGFGILRGLLLFYLVCSVGLLANVGVAFSVYDQEPIWWLAGAAGALMGVVWNYAMSGLFVWRKR from the coding sequence ATGAACGAAGCCATCAAGCCGGGCCCCGAAACCTCATCGCAGGCGGCAAGTTTGCCGCAGCTTTCGGTGGTCGTCCCGACCTTCAACGAACGTGACAATGTCACGGTGCTGTATCGCCGGCTCGACGCGACGCTGAAGGACGTGTCCTGGGAAGTCATCTTCGTCGACGACAATTCGCCCGACGGAACCTGGGACGTGGTGCGCGCGCTGGCGCGGAAGGACTCCCGCGTGCGCTGCATCCGCCGGATCGGCCGGCGCGGCCTGTCCGGCGCCTGCATCGAGGGCATCCTGGCATCGAGCGCGCCCTATGCCGCGGTGATGGACGCCGACCTGCAGCATGACGAGAGCCAGCTGCCGAGGATGGTGGCGCTGCTGCAGAGCGGCGAGGCCGAGCTCGTGGTCGGCAGCCGCTATATCGAGGGCTACAAGGCCGACGGCTTCAACAAGCAGCGCGCCGGCGCCAGCGCCTTTGCCACCGAGATCGCGCGCCGCGCGCTGAAGGTCGAGATCGCCGATCCCATGAGCGGCTTCTTCATGATCCGCCGCGACCGGTTCGAGCAGCTCGCGCCGCAGCTGTCCACGCAAGGCTTCAAGATCCTGCTCGACGTGGTGGCGACGGCGGAGGGCAAGCTGCGCGCGGTCGAAATTCCCTACACCTTCGGTGCCCGCCAGCATGGCGAGAGCAAGCTCGACTCCATGGTCGCGCTCGACTTCCTCGGCCTGGTGCTGGCGAAGCTGACCAATGATCTGATCTCGCTGCGCTTCATTCTGTTCGCAGCCGTCGGCGGGCTCGGCCTGGTGGTGCACCTCACCGTGCTGTTCATCGCGCTCGAACTGTTCAAGGCGCCATTCCCGGAGGCCCAGGCCACTGGTGCGATCGTCGCCATGACCAGCAACTTCATCCTCAACAATTTCCTGACCTACCGCGACCAGCGGCTGAAGGGCTTTGGCATCCTGCGCGGCCTGCTGCTGTTCTATCTGGTCTGCAGCGTCGGTCTGCTCGCCAATGTCGGCGTCGCGTTCTCGGTCTACGACCAGGAGCCGATCTGGTGGCTGGCGGGCGCAGCCGGCGCGCTGATGGGCGTGGTGTGGAACTACGCGATGTCCGGGCTGTTCGTCTGGCGCAAGCGATGA
- a CDS encoding glycosyltransferase family 39 protein, whose product MNANEARLARNTALAVCALVVLRLAAAAWTPLTFDEAYYWMWSKSLAGGYYDHPPMVAVVIRLGTMIAGDTPFGVRLVSILLALPMSWAIHRAAEILFGGRRIAASATILLNVTLMAAVGTLIVTPDAPLLVAASLLLYALAKVLESGRGAWWLAVGAGAGAALLSKYTALFFGPAILIWLATVPKLRRWFLSPWLYLGGLVAAGLFSPVILWNADHHWVSFIKQMGRARIEDFRPTYIAELIPPQFAFATPLVFILGVMGLYALYRRRAGAMEARVLVNTMFWTIVVYFTWHALHARVEANWFAPVYPAFAVAAAVAAVQVQWAPREQRTIDFCRRWAAPTGVVLFALLIVQANTGLLSGYRRDATVRSVGVGWQELADEIEAARVRTGASCVLAADYGTTGWLAFYLPKGTCVAQQGQRIRWVNLPEPGPAQLSGKLLYVHEVEQAMPASLRDNFARVETVAEAKRMRGPLTIETYALDLLEGAKGEVFDRSPPPELQ is encoded by the coding sequence ATGAACGCGAACGAGGCGCGGCTTGCCCGAAACACCGCGCTTGCGGTGTGCGCGCTGGTCGTGTTGCGACTGGCTGCCGCCGCATGGACGCCGCTGACCTTCGACGAAGCTTATTACTGGATGTGGTCGAAGTCGCTCGCCGGCGGCTATTACGACCATCCGCCGATGGTCGCGGTGGTGATCCGGCTCGGCACCATGATCGCGGGCGATACGCCGTTCGGCGTGCGGCTGGTGTCGATCCTGCTCGCACTGCCGATGAGCTGGGCGATCCACCGGGCGGCCGAGATCCTGTTCGGCGGCCGGCGCATCGCGGCGAGCGCAACGATCCTGCTCAATGTCACGCTGATGGCCGCCGTCGGCACGCTGATCGTGACGCCGGATGCGCCGCTGCTGGTCGCTGCCAGCCTCCTGCTGTACGCGCTCGCAAAGGTACTGGAGAGCGGCCGCGGCGCCTGGTGGCTTGCGGTCGGCGCCGGCGCCGGCGCGGCGCTGCTGTCAAAATACACCGCGCTGTTCTTTGGTCCGGCGATCCTGATCTGGCTTGCGACGGTGCCGAAGCTGCGGCGCTGGTTTCTCTCGCCCTGGCTCTATCTCGGCGGCCTGGTTGCGGCCGGCCTGTTCAGCCCCGTCATCCTGTGGAATGCCGATCACCACTGGGTGTCGTTCATCAAGCAGATGGGCCGCGCGCGGATCGAGGATTTCCGGCCGACCTACATCGCCGAGCTGATCCCGCCCCAGTTTGCGTTCGCAACGCCATTGGTGTTCATCCTCGGCGTGATGGGCCTCTACGCGCTCTATCGGCGCCGCGCCGGCGCGATGGAGGCGCGCGTGCTGGTCAACACGATGTTCTGGACCATCGTGGTCTACTTCACCTGGCACGCATTGCATGCGCGGGTCGAGGCCAACTGGTTCGCGCCGGTCTATCCCGCCTTTGCGGTGGCGGCCGCGGTCGCGGCAGTCCAGGTGCAGTGGGCGCCGCGCGAGCAGCGCACGATCGACTTCTGCCGGCGCTGGGCCGCGCCCACAGGCGTCGTGCTGTTCGCGCTGCTGATCGTGCAGGCCAACACCGGTTTGCTCTCGGGCTACCGCCGCGACGCCACCGTGCGCAGCGTCGGTGTCGGCTGGCAGGAGCTGGCGGACGAGATCGAAGCGGCGCGCGTGCGGACCGGCGCGAGCTGCGTACTGGCGGCGGACTACGGCACCACGGGCTGGCTCGCCTTCTATCTCCCCAAGGGCACCTGCGTCGCCCAGCAGGGCCAGCGCATTCGCTGGGTCAACTTGCCCGAACCGGGCCCTGCGCAGCTGTCCGGCAAGCTGCTCTATGTGCACGAGGTCGAGCAGGCAATGCCGGCCTCGTTGCGCGACAATTTCGCCCGCGTCGAAACGGTGGCCGAGGCCAAGCGCATGCGGGGGCCGTTGACCATCGAGACCTACGCGCTCGACCTGCTGGAGGGCGCAAAGGGCGAGGTCTTCGACCGTTCCCCGCCGCCGGAACTGCAGTAA
- a CDS encoding DUF899 family protein produces the protein MTSSVLKPAAELAKTNVRRFPNESAEYRRARQALLVEEIELRRHIERVAELRRALPPGGEVTKPYEFTGESGAASLADLFGSKPTLIVYSYMYGPQREKPCPMCTSFMGTWEEKLSDIEQRVSFVFVARSPIARLIEAKKARGWTRHRIYSDASGDYTRDYVSKDDSDLPGYNVFTRHNGTIRHFWAGEMGAGTMDPGQDPRGAPDMDPLWTVLDTTPEGRGTDWYPKLSY, from the coding sequence ATGACCAGTTCCGTTCTCAAGCCTGCTGCCGAACTCGCCAAGACCAATGTCAGGCGCTTTCCCAATGAGAGCGCCGAGTATCGCCGCGCCCGCCAGGCGCTGCTTGTCGAAGAGATCGAGCTGCGCCGGCATATCGAGCGCGTCGCCGAGCTGCGCCGCGCCTTGCCGCCCGGCGGCGAGGTGACCAAGCCCTATGAGTTCACCGGCGAGTCCGGCGCGGCCTCGCTCGCCGATCTGTTCGGCAGCAAGCCGACGCTGATCGTCTACAGCTACATGTACGGCCCGCAGCGCGAGAAGCCGTGTCCGATGTGCACATCGTTCATGGGCACATGGGAGGAGAAGCTGTCCGATATCGAGCAGCGCGTGTCGTTCGTGTTCGTGGCGCGCTCGCCGATCGCACGGCTGATCGAGGCGAAGAAGGCGCGCGGCTGGACGCGTCACAGGATCTACTCGGATGCGTCGGGTGATTACACGCGCGACTATGTCAGCAAGGATGACAGCGACCTGCCGGGCTACAATGTCTTCACGCGCCACAACGGCACGATCCGTCATTTCTGGGCCGGCGAAATGGGGGCGGGCACGATGGACCCCGGCCAGGACCCGCGCGGCGCGCCGGACATGGATCCGCTGTGGACGGTGCTCGACACCACGCCAGAGGGACGCGGCACGGACTGGTATCCGAAGCTCTCCTATTGA
- a CDS encoding DUF2778 domain-containing protein yields the protein MAGLVLGCAWTVYANIFAASVYPSVGNASFDAPVVKRPVAVAARPTPAFNEVFASLRPAPAAPAKTEVAKSEAAASSLMFNDRFAAASPEGVASSVVADAASQIDPIKQAAAPKLAEAARAVASAELAETSKPLPAPKSVEAAKKQAAANLKVALNDPAADVQPKGADKASEAKPAEAKQATKSSGVRDMAARAKAAVMSIASNERQTMVEKLWGKRESSGGLLSFASADANVTGSIPSTLDQNPMLGGSPPYDRQTAVYDISARTVYLPDGTRLEAHSGLGSRLDDPRSSHLKMVGVTPPHIYELKPREALFHGVPALRLNPIGGEGKIFNRVGLLAHTFMLGPNGDSNGCVSFKDYYAFLDAYRNKGIRRLAVLARIQ from the coding sequence GTGGCGGGGCTGGTGCTTGGCTGCGCCTGGACCGTCTACGCCAACATCTTTGCGGCGAGCGTCTATCCGTCGGTGGGCAATGCGTCGTTCGATGCGCCGGTGGTGAAGCGGCCTGTCGCGGTCGCTGCGCGGCCGACGCCTGCCTTCAACGAGGTGTTCGCGTCCCTGAGGCCGGCACCGGCGGCGCCCGCGAAGACCGAGGTCGCGAAGTCGGAAGCCGCGGCATCGTCGCTTATGTTTAACGATCGGTTTGCGGCCGCCTCGCCCGAGGGCGTGGCGTCCAGCGTCGTGGCTGACGCCGCATCGCAGATCGACCCGATCAAGCAGGCCGCTGCGCCCAAGCTCGCCGAAGCGGCGAGGGCGGTCGCCTCCGCAGAGCTCGCCGAGACTTCGAAGCCATTGCCGGCGCCGAAGTCGGTCGAAGCCGCCAAGAAGCAGGCCGCCGCCAATTTGAAGGTGGCGCTCAACGATCCCGCTGCGGACGTTCAGCCCAAGGGTGCCGATAAGGCGTCCGAGGCGAAGCCTGCCGAAGCCAAGCAGGCGACCAAGTCCAGCGGCGTCCGTGACATGGCCGCGCGCGCCAAGGCCGCGGTGATGTCGATCGCATCGAACGAGCGGCAGACCATGGTCGAAAAACTGTGGGGCAAGCGGGAGTCGAGCGGCGGATTGCTCTCCTTCGCCTCGGCCGATGCGAACGTGACCGGCAGCATTCCTTCGACGCTGGACCAGAACCCGATGCTCGGCGGCTCGCCGCCCTATGACCGCCAGACCGCGGTGTACGACATCTCGGCCAGGACCGTGTACCTGCCCGACGGAACGCGCCTCGAGGCGCATTCGGGCCTCGGCTCCCGGCTGGACGATCCCAGATCGTCGCATCTGAAAATGGTCGGCGTGACGCCGCCGCACATCTACGAACTCAAGCCGCGCGAGGCGCTGTTCCACGGCGTGCCGGCGCTGCGGCTCAATCCGATCGGGGGCGAAGGCAAGATCTTCAACCGCGTCGGCCTGCTCGCGCACACCTTCATGCTCGGTCCGAACGGCGACTCCAACGGCTGCGTCTCGTTCAAGGACTACTACGCGTTCCTCGACGCCTACCGTAACAAGGGCATCCGCCGTCTCGCGGTGCTGGCGCGGATTCAGTAG
- a CDS encoding helix-turn-helix domain-containing protein, which yields MSRSPGVMHTDKVLDVLAGGGAPSDLSASWRRSGHLHALDPASRLPSHRLSQADIAAAQQRLGGFLKVAQSTLDRLFLAVGGVGCSVLLADRDGVVVDRRGAGADDATFDAWGLWTGAVWSEKYEGTNGIGTCIVEKRPLSIDREQHFFTRNSGLFCTTAPIFDEHGELAAALDVSSCRADLTGGFSRLIATTVTDAARTIEAENFRRAFPDARILLTPKSERAVNSLLAVDRDDLVIGATRAARRALGLNAASLARPLPAADLIGETRDAGDLAAAERAALQRALARAGGNVSKAARDLDMSRATLHRKLKQLGLHR from the coding sequence ATGAGCCGATCGCCTGGCGTCATGCATACGGACAAGGTTCTCGACGTGCTGGCAGGGGGCGGAGCGCCATCCGACCTGTCGGCGTCGTGGCGTCGTTCCGGCCATCTGCACGCGCTCGATCCGGCGAGCCGCCTGCCGTCGCATCGTCTCAGCCAGGCCGACATCGCCGCTGCGCAGCAGCGGCTCGGCGGATTCCTGAAAGTCGCCCAGAGCACGCTCGATCGGCTGTTTCTTGCCGTGGGCGGGGTCGGCTGCTCGGTGCTGCTCGCGGACCGCGACGGCGTCGTCGTCGACCGGCGCGGCGCGGGTGCCGATGATGCGACCTTTGACGCCTGGGGGCTCTGGACCGGCGCGGTCTGGAGCGAGAAATACGAGGGGACCAACGGCATCGGCACCTGCATCGTCGAGAAGCGCCCGCTGTCGATCGACCGTGAGCAGCACTTCTTCACTCGCAATTCCGGACTGTTCTGCACCACCGCGCCGATCTTCGACGAACACGGCGAGCTTGCCGCCGCGCTCGACGTTTCCTCCTGCCGGGCGGATTTGACCGGCGGATTTTCCCGATTGATCGCGACCACGGTCACCGACGCCGCCCGCACGATCGAGGCCGAGAATTTTCGCCGCGCGTTTCCCGACGCGCGGATTCTGCTGACGCCCAAAAGCGAGCGCGCCGTCAACTCGTTGCTGGCGGTCGATCGCGACGATCTCGTGATCGGTGCGACGCGGGCTGCGCGGCGCGCGCTCGGCCTCAACGCGGCGTCGCTGGCGCGGCCATTGCCGGCGGCCGACCTGATCGGCGAGACTCGCGACGCGGGTGACCTGGCTGCCGCGGAACGTGCAGCGTTGCAGCGTGCGCTGGCGCGCGCCGGCGGCAATGTGTCGAAGGCCGCCAGGGACCTCGACATGTCCCGGGCGACCTTGCACCGCAAGCTCAAGCAGCTTGGCTTGCACCGTTAG
- the adh gene encoding aldehyde dehydrogenase yields the protein MNKVDMQSVLKAPFAKRYGNFIGGEWREPHSGKYFDNVSPVTGLPICEIPRSDAADIEAALDAAHAAKGAWGKTSVAERSLILNKIADRMEANLEKLATAETWDNGKPIRETMAADIPLAIDHFRYFASAIRGQEGSISEIDHDTVAYHFHEPLGVVGQIIPWNFPILMATWKLAPALAAGNCVVIKPAEQTPASIMTWLELVGDLLPKGVLNVVNGFGLEAGKPLASSNRIAKIAFTGETTTGRLIMQYASQNLIPVTLELGGKSPNIFFKDVCAEDDDFFDKAIEGFVMFALNQGEVCTCPSRALIHESIYDRFMERALKRVAAITQGSPLDPTTMIGAQASSEQLEKILSYIDIGKKEGAKVLAGGERNNLGGGLSGGYYVKPTVFEGNNKMRVFQEEIFGPVVSVTTFKTDEEALSIANDTLYGLGAGVWSRDANRCYRFGRAIQAGRVWTNCYHAYPAHAAFGGYKQSGVGRENHKMMLDHYQQTKNMLVSYSAKKLGFF from the coding sequence ATGAACAAGGTGGACATGCAGTCCGTGCTCAAGGCGCCGTTCGCCAAGCGCTACGGCAATTTCATTGGCGGCGAATGGCGCGAGCCCCATTCCGGGAAGTATTTCGACAACGTCTCGCCGGTGACGGGACTTCCGATCTGCGAAATCCCGCGCTCGGATGCTGCGGATATCGAGGCCGCGCTCGACGCGGCGCATGCCGCCAAGGGCGCCTGGGGCAAGACCAGCGTCGCCGAGCGCTCGCTGATCCTCAACAAGATCGCCGACCGGATGGAGGCCAATCTCGAGAAGCTCGCGACCGCCGAGACCTGGGACAACGGCAAGCCGATCCGGGAGACCATGGCGGCCGACATACCGCTCGCGATCGACCACTTCCGCTATTTCGCCAGCGCGATCCGCGGCCAGGAGGGTTCGATCTCCGAGATCGATCACGACACCGTCGCCTATCACTTCCATGAGCCGCTCGGCGTCGTCGGGCAGATCATTCCCTGGAATTTCCCGATCCTGATGGCGACCTGGAAGCTGGCGCCGGCGCTCGCCGCCGGCAATTGCGTCGTGATCAAGCCCGCCGAGCAGACCCCGGCGTCGATCATGACCTGGCTCGAACTGGTCGGCGATCTCCTGCCCAAGGGCGTCCTCAATGTCGTCAACGGTTTCGGCCTCGAGGCCGGCAAGCCCCTGGCCTCATCGAACCGGATCGCCAAGATCGCCTTCACCGGCGAGACCACGACCGGCCGGCTGATCATGCAATACGCCTCGCAGAACCTGATCCCGGTGACGCTCGAGCTCGGCGGCAAGTCGCCCAACATCTTCTTCAAGGACGTCTGCGCGGAAGACGATGATTTCTTCGACAAGGCGATCGAAGGATTCGTGATGTTCGCGCTCAACCAGGGCGAGGTCTGTACCTGCCCGAGCCGTGCGCTGATCCACGAATCGATCTACGACCGCTTCATGGAGCGCGCGTTGAAGCGCGTGGCCGCGATCACGCAAGGAAGCCCGCTCGACCCGACCACCATGATCGGCGCGCAGGCCTCCTCCGAACAGCTCGAGAAGATCCTCTCCTATATCGACATCGGCAAGAAGGAGGGCGCCAAGGTCTTGGCCGGCGGCGAGCGCAACAATCTCGGCGGCGGACTATCGGGCGGCTATTACGTCAAGCCGACCGTGTTCGAGGGCAACAACAAGATGCGCGTGTTCCAGGAGGAGATTTTCGGGCCCGTGGTGTCGGTCACGACCTTCAAGACCGACGAGGAAGCGCTCTCGATCGCCAACGACACGCTCTATGGCCTCGGCGCGGGCGTCTGGAGCCGCGATGCCAATCGCTGCTATCGCTTCGGCCGCGCCATCCAGGCCGGCCGGGTCTGGACCAATTGCTACCACGCCTATCCGGCGCATGCGGCGTTCGGCGGCTACAAGCAGTCCGGCGTCGGCCGCGAGAACCACAAGATGATGCTCGACCATTACCAGCAGACCAAGAACATGCTGGTGAGCTACAGCGCGAAGAAGCTCGGCTTCTTCTAG